Part of the Paenibacillus kyungheensis genome, CTCCAAAATATCAGGTCCTTTGTTAGATCGGATAGATCTGCAAATAGAAGTGCCTCGACCTACCGAGCAAGACTGGCAACGGGCAAAAGCTGGAACAGAAGATATCGGTTACGATTCGGCTAGTATGCGCACAATCGTAGAGAAAGCGCATCAGATTCAATTGAAACGATATCAGCATTTGGATATTCATTGGAATAGTGAATTGTCGGGTAAATGGTTACGAGAGTATACATTCTTATCAGATGCAGGTAATCAATTACTAGAAACAGCATTTGAACAATTAGGTATGAGTATGCGAGCTAGAGATCGCATTTTGAAATTGGCAAGAACGATTGCTGATCTGGAAAATATGGAGCAGATTGAAGCGGTTCATATTGCAGAAGCGATTCAATATCGGCAATTGGATCTTAGTCAGCCAGTGAATGGATAAGTAGTGTTATGTATCAATAGAAGATAGATTAAAGAGTGACAAGAAGGAATGACTAATGTGATTCCTTCTTGTCTTTTTTGTTCATTTGCATCATATATTCTATTTTACTGGAGTATGTGAGCAATAGATGGAATTTAAATATTGCAAAATAGACGATGATTCTTCTATAGAAGTACGTAGTGCAATATAGCCATCTGGACGGATTAATAGGAGTTCTTCACTTAATATATTGTAAATTCGATAAGCATTTCCTGCGTGATCAATGATATGATCTGTTCTCTTTGTATCAGATGGAAGTATACAATATAGTCGAAGCTGATCATGAATAAGATTTTCTAATACAGAAGAGTCAGTATGATTTACAAAAGCCAAAACTGTCCAATGTGTACCACGGAGCAGATCAAAAATATTTCCAGAGAATTCTTTGTTTTGCAGAATATCAGCATTAGGAGCACGATCTCCAGGTAATAAAAGAAGAGTATCTTTTCCAGTAAATGAACGAGTAAGAGAACTGGAGCGATAGGAAATAGGAAGCCCGCTTGTCAGATCATCGGATACTGTACTTAAAGATTGCGACAAGGATCTACTTTCAGTCACCGTTGCAGTAATTGCTTTGATTTTCTTAGAACTATCTTGAAGAACAGCTTGAGCAATAGGACGGCGTTCTTCATCATAAGTATGCAGTAAAGTAGCATCTGCTCCTTGAAGGACAGCGGCTAGCTTCCATCCAAGATTGTAAGCATCTTGTATACCTGTATTCATACCCTGACCTCCTGCTGGAGAATGAACATGTGCTGCATCACCAGCAAGGAATACTCTGTTGTTATGATAACATTCCACCATCCGCACATTAACTCGGTAAATAGACAACCATGATGCATGAGTGATCTTAACAAGACCGGCACCAGCACGCTGATCCAACATAGCTTGATACATTTCTAATGATGGCTCTGCGGGGTTTTGAATTTCTGTTGGAATAGTAGCTTGTAGTTGCCAAATATTTGATTTGGGTAGTGGAGTTAGTCCTAACATTCCTTCTGAAGATGTCCAAATATGAATATGATCATGATCCAGACCTTCTAATTGGATATCTCCAAGATACCACCGCTCATCATCATATGTTTCCCCAACCAGTGGCAATTGAATAAACTTACGAATATTACTTTTACCACCATCCGCACCGACTACATAACGAGCATGAATTTGCTCTTCTCCTTGTGGTGTCTTGACCGTTACTGTTACTCCATTCAAATCTTGAATAAGTTGTACCGCTTCTACGCCTAACTCGACTTGACCACCAAGAACAGCATAGCGATCACGTAATGCTTTTTCTACATCAAATTGAGCAATCCAGACTGGATTAAGGTAAGGTGTCTCAAACTTACTACTGACAGCCACAGTAATAGAAGGTCTATCTATACTTTTACCATCTGGAGTATGATAACGAACAGGCAAATCTACAACACCTGTGTCCAGAATGTAATCAATCGCTTCCAAATCATCAACGACTTCAAGTGAACGAGGTTGAATAGCTTTGGAGCGTGATGCTACGTTATAGACGGGATTTTTATCAATGATACGATGGTTAATGTGTCGACGTGCAAGATCACAAGCGAGTGTAAGTCCTGTAGGCCCAGCTCCAACAATAAGCACATCAACAGAAGAAAATAGAGTGTCCATGTATAAAATCCTCCTTGGAATATAGTAGATTATAAATTATACTACACCGTGCAGTGTAATTAGTAAAGTGGAATATGAATCAAATTTTGATAATATACTTAATAAGGGGGAATATGAGAATGGATACTATAGAAAATAAAAAGATTCGTAAAGGTTCTTTAGATAAACGAGTTAAAATTATTGAGGCAGCAAGGGAACTTTTTTTATCTGAAGGATTTAATCAATCGAGTGTTGATGCTGTTGCTAATAGAGCAGGAGTCTCTAAGCGCACAGTGTATGATTATTATGGAGATAAACAACACTTATTACTTGCTGTTATGGAAGAAACGAGTGTAACTGTTCTGAATATGATTGAACAAGGGATTTCAGATCACCTTTTGGAATTTGATGATTTAGAGCAAGCTCTTATTTTATTTTGTGAACAAATTGTTGCCTCTGCAAATGGTTCATCTGATTACAAAGCTTTGATTCGCCTAGCTATGGTAGAGGTTGCTAATTTGCCAGAATCTTTTTATGAAAATATGGATCAAGCAACAGAGGAAAGTATTATCAAAAGATTTATAGAGTTTGGAAAAAATAAATTACTGGATATACCTGATCCTCGTATGGCTGTAAA contains:
- a CDS encoding FAD-dependent monooxygenase, which encodes MDTLFSSVDVLIVGAGPTGLTLACDLARRHINHRIIDKNPVYNVASRSKAIQPRSLEVVDDLEAIDYILDTGVVDLPVRYHTPDGKSIDRPSITVAVSSKFETPYLNPVWIAQFDVEKALRDRYAVLGGQVELGVEAVQLIQDLNGVTVTVKTPQGEEQIHARYVVGADGGKSNIRKFIQLPLVGETYDDERWYLGDIQLEGLDHDHIHIWTSSEGMLGLTPLPKSNIWQLQATIPTEIQNPAEPSLEMYQAMLDQRAGAGLVKITHASWLSIYRVNVRMVECYHNNRVFLAGDAAHVHSPAGGQGMNTGIQDAYNLGWKLAAVLQGADATLLHTYDEERRPIAQAVLQDSSKKIKAITATVTESRSLSQSLSTVSDDLTSGLPISYRSSSLTRSFTGKDTLLLLPGDRAPNADILQNKEFSGNIFDLLRGTHWTVLAFVNHTDSSVLENLIHDQLRLYCILPSDTKRTDHIIDHAGNAYRIYNILSEELLLIRPDGYIALRTSIEESSSILQYLNSIYCSHTPVK
- a CDS encoding TetR/AcrR family transcriptional regulator — encoded protein: MDTIENKKIRKGSLDKRVKIIEAARELFLSEGFNQSSVDAVANRAGVSKRTVYDYYGDKQHLLLAVMEETSVTVLNMIEQGISDHLLEFDDLEQALILFCEQIVASANGSSDYKALIRLAMVEVANLPESFYENMDQATEESIIKRFIEFGKNKLLDIPDPRMAVKHFVALTILLVFNQPKPEALDQEQVKHIITEGVRVFLRAYAPTI